GTTTtatcctcactgtctctctgtgacaTAGTACACATATTTTACTGCTTGTGGGTCAATTGCtggtgtgagagagtatgtgtgagagaatgtgtgagaggtgtgtgtgtcagagaaagTGAGTGggtaagtgtatgtgtgtgagggagagtctgtgagtatgtgtgagggatgatgagtgtgtgtgggagcaaTAGGGTGAAAAGTGGATGTGCTgctgatgggcagcagggtggcacagcgccagagacctgggtttgattccgacctcaggcgACGGTCTGTgcgcagtttgtacattcttcccgcgtctgtttgggttccctccgggtgctccagtttcctcccacagtccaaaaaatgtgcaagtcaggtggaaTTGATATGCTCAACTATCCcttggtggggttacaaggagaaGGTGGGAGATTGGTCTTAGGTAgcatgctcattcagagggtcaatacagactcgatgggttgaatggcttctttttgcactgtagggtttctatgagagagagtgtgagagatagagagagagtgtgtgtctgtgtgtttgcgcATGTTTTACCCTCACTGTTTCTCTGCGATATATAACAAATATTTTACTGCTTATTTCTCAGGGAAATGTGAGACAGTGTTTGAGAGATGGCGTGAGTGTGTGCTTTACCCTCACTTGTCTCTCTTTGATGTAGAACACATATTTTACAGCTTACTGCTCAGTTACCGCTGTGTGACTgtctgagtgagagagtgtgagtgagagagtgtgagtgagagagtgaatgcATGTTTTACCCTCACTGTATCTCTGGTATATCTACCATATTTAATTGATTACTGCTCAGtgactggtgtgtgtgtgagagagggagagtgtgtgtgtgagagagtgtgagtgagtgagtattaacctcacagtctctctctgatATATAATTAATATATTATTGTTCAGTTATTGATTTGTGAGTATGTGTGGGAGAGACAGTccttgggtgtctgtgagagggtGTATGTGAgacagagtgtgagtgagtgtgtataaaCCTCACTGTTACTCTGTGCTATACAGGGCATATATTTTACTGCTCAATGCTCAGTTATTGCTGTGAGAGGGTGTGTTTCACCCTCAGAATCTGTGATATAAAATTCATATTTAGTGCTTACTGCTAAGTTACTTGTGAGTGAGCCTGTGCATGAGAAAATGTGAGTGTATGTTttaccctcactgtctctctgtgataGATAATGTATATTTACTGCATACTGTGAAAGAGAATGTGTGAGTCTGTTTTACCCTCAATGTCTGTGTATGAGATATGGCATATTTTACTGCTTCCTGTGCAGTTGTTGGtgtctgaatgtgtgtgagtatgttttCCACTGTAGCTGCCTGTCTCTGTTATGGGTCAAGTGttatgaaaaaaataatttcatcctgtaactctctgtctctgttctgtATGCTTGCATTTGTAGCTGTCTATCCCGGTTATGGGATTCTGCATTTAATCTCTATCTGTTCACCTCTCTGATATGTGATTTTATTGTATTTTCTATACTTGTCAATATCTGTTTTGTGAGTTAATGGTGAACATTCTGTTCAGTATTGATCTTCCATTATTACTTTTAGTGACAACATTGATATGTTAAATGATCTATTTCCATGTCTGTTTCATGAAAATGACACTGTACCGTTATATCTGAGATTGTGTGAGATATTTGGATTGGAATTTAATATTTTGTTTTGGGAGGTTTCTTGGTAGAAGTTTATGATTAATTCAGCACTTTTCAATCAGCTGTACTATCCGACCTGTTACCTGTGCCAAAGGTTCACAACTTGTGAGATGAAAGGATGGCCTTACAATCTGGTAATTGTCCTTTTGGAGAACTATTTAAATGTATAATTTTTCTGTTAATGCCTTATTCAAGTGCTTTGTTTGTGATACATTTTAAATGAAGAAAGTTACAAAATAGTGCAAATGGATACTTGCACATTGATTGCTGAATCAATAGCCTAATTAATACTATACCGATTACTTTACAGATGAAACGCAGTTGTCACAACCAGTTGATCCAACATTCCATGAGAGAGTAGGGGTGAATTGTGGAAAATTATACCGCCTGTCCTCTCGTGTATCTGCAAATAATATTTACATTATCTCCAGAGGTCCAGATTTACTTGAATTGCTTCAATTGGATAATGCGGACTGTTGGATTGGGCATGTTTATCTGGGAATTGAGCTCATTGTAAGTGTGGCTGCTTCTGTTCCCTGTGACGGTGGAGCTGatgttgtgtctgtgtctctgcaatGTTGGATTAATATTGTACTTACTGTGAGTTAGAAGGAGACGGCAGCACATTCATGTTGCTGAGGAATCATCATCTTGGAACTCATCTCTTCATCTGTTGAACGAGGGGGAAGAAAACGTATCTCTTGTAAATCAGGGTCAGATGAGGCCAATGAGAGATCAATCAATTCTTTCAATTTCTAAtcagtaaaataaagaaaatactgtgcaaatcctgccccagaaTCAGACAATAAGCCAGGCCCAGAAAGagctctcccttccccccgctCACTCCAAGTCCCGGAACAAGATGGGGCTCCCGCTGCGCCTCTTGCAAACAGCCCCCGATTCTCCCTGAACTCCCCCCGAGTCAGTAATGATCTCTGAGCCTCTTTGCTCACACTCCCAAATGGATGTGCTGCTGCAATGAGAACGCTGTTTCCTCGCTGACCTGGGCCCTGACATTTCACTCAGTTTGAACAAAGCGTCTCCACTCACTGAGCAAaaggagagtgtgtgggggaggggatgcgcATGCGCTCTCAATCGCAGAATGACGACAGGCAGGGGTGGGGCTACCCCGGACCTGCGCAGATCCGCGCAGCAATTCCGCCTTGAGAATCAATGGGAATATTCCCCATTTCACTGTCATCACATTTGGAGCAAAACCTCCGATAGAGCCCGTGttggggggactgtgtgtgtgtgggtgcaagTGGCCCTGCGCCCCAGGGCTCAACCAATCACCTTTGTAGCTGTGTGTTTGTCCCAATGAGATATTCAATTTGCAGCCATTGCCTGCAGCTTGTTTGTTATTAcactgccattcagcccctcaaactcaCACTTTCTGCAAACTTACATTTCACTGACTGAATTCATTTTTCATAGAAGCATacaatatattttcaaaaatatactACATTTATAAAATCCCTTGAAACAAACATTgtcaaacatttcaaattgtcatcACAACAATATCGTATCGTACAATAATATTTACATTTTCTCCAGAGGTCCAGATTTACTTGAATTTCTTCAATTGAATAATGAGAACATTACACACATTTCAATATTCACATTACAATTCTTCTCAAAATATTTACATCGGTCATGTTCCACCCTGTGACGCTTcaataatttaaaacattttccaCAGTTACCAGCCCCTCTAGAGTGTTAATCATACAGACCATAAGGCacaggtgcagaattaggccactcggcccatctggtctactccgccatccaatcatggctgatattttctcatccccattctcctgccttctccccataacccctgagccccttattaatcaagaatctatctatctcggacttaaagacactccgtgatttggcctccacagattcaccaccctctggctgaagaggttcctcctcatctctgttttaaatgattgcccctttagtctgaggtgatggatgttgtcctctggttcttgtttttcctccaagtcgagacatcctctccatgtcccctctatccagacctcgcagtatcctggaagtttcaataagatcccccctcgttcttctaaactccaacgagtacagacccagagttcccaAACGTTCTTcacatgacaagttcttcattccagggatcaatcttgtgaacctcctcggggtgggggggggggggggggggggaggtttacaAAGTTACCAGATCCTTTTTAGTATTAATCAGCGGCTGGTtcggcacagggctaaagagctggcttttaaagcagaccaaggcaggccaacagcacggttcaattccttatcagcctccccaaacaggcgctggactgtagtgaccggggcttttcacagtaacttcatttgaagcctacttgtgactttcattttcattcatcgcACACCCCGGTctgtttaacatagaacatacagttcagaaggaggccattcggcccactgagtctgcatcgacccgctGAAGCTCTCACTTCAaccttatccccttaacccaataacctctcctaacatttttgagatctaagggcaatttagcatggcaatccagctGCGTTGCCTGTCTttagactgtggcaggaaaccggagcacccagaggaaacccacgcagacacggggagaatatgcagaccccgcacagtcagtgacccagcggggaatcgagcctgggaccctggcgctatgcaTAGGTATTTTACTCAGTTACCAGCCCctctcgggcagcacagtagcattgtggttcgcacaattgcttcacagctccaggatcccaggttcgattcctggcttgggtcactgtctgtgcagtaccacatccttctggtagtgtggtgacctgaACTGTGATCTCCAGATGAACTTGATGATGGCACGGGTGACTGCTGCGCACAGGACTGGggaatgggccagacctgcgccacgtcCAGCAACACAGAGATCCTTCCCatattactacagtgcagaaggaggccattcagtccatcgaggccacagtgactctctgaaagagcaaacctacccaggcccactcgctCGCAACTCCACCTAACATCCACACCGTTAGACacaaagggataatttagcacagccaatccacctaacctgcgaatctttactgtgtgaggaaacccacagagacacagaatgTCAGGGTCAGagtgaacccgggttcctggcgatgtgaggcagcagtgctgaccactgtgcagcCCATCATGTTGCAGATTGTCCGTGATGTTCAGCGCGCTCTTTTCACTTCTGTTTGGAATATAAAATGTGGGTTGGAGCAGGCAGGAGGCGGAGCTGGATGGTCAAAGACATTTCACTGCTCTGTCTGTCACTCAGTCtgctccccgcctctctctctttctcagtcaGGTCGGGGCGggctgtataataaaggaaagtgCAGCAGCTCGTCtctcattcagcagccatttgaCTGAAGAAGCATCATGTCTGGCAGAGGGAAAGGAGGCAAAGGACTGGGCAAAGGCGGAGCAAAGCGGCACCGCAAAGTGCTTCGTGATAACATCCAGGGCATCACCAAACCAGCAATCCGCCGCCTGGCTCGCCGTGGCGGGGTCAAGCGCATCTCGGGTTTGATCTATGAGGAGACTCGCGGGGTGCTGAAGGTTTTCCTGGAGAATGTGATCAGGGACGCCGTCACCTACACTGAACACGCCAAGCGCAAGACGGTCACCGCCATGGATGTGGTTTACGCTCTCAAACGCCAGGGCCGCACTCTCTATGGATTCGGCGGCTGAGAAACTCCATTTGACAATTTTAACAAAACCCaaaggctcttttaagagccgcccaaaccctcacattgagagCACTGACCTTAGAATGGCAGCAGAATAACCCATGGAGCTGGTTTAGCGAGTCAGACCCTGGGAACCTCGATTTCCTGTTAAGACGGGTGACGTTATAGCAGGAAATCCTTTATTATCATTCATTTGTTTTCTCATTAGAAGGCGACATAGATTTGCTGTACAGTCTGAAACAACCTTTCTCCGCAGTCAGCCCTGTAACCGCACATAGTGAACACGGACATTGTAATGACAGCGGGAATTCTGTGCCTGCTCGGTTTTAATCATCCAATATCGGTTGAGTCGAATCCGAGACAAAAATGGGAACAGGAATCATTGAGATGTTTTTGATATTCACAACtagagattgatttttttttagttttctcAAATATCCGTTCCCTGTCCCTGTGAAATTGGCGGGCTTTTTGAAATTGATGGTTTGTCAGTTGCAGGTCCACCAATCAGGGCCCTGATATCCTTGCTGCCCATCGCTCTTTTCAAACTTGCCCACGGGATCGGGCTGCATCCAATGAGGAGAAGAGGGCGGTCACTATAATGCCTTAAATAGGCAGTGAGAGAGCGGCGCCAGCATTCTCAGCCTCTGCCTTTCACCCAGTTTCACATCATGGCCAGGACCAAGCAGACAGCGCGCAAATCGACTGGAGGCAAAGCTCCTCGCAAACAGCTGGCTACCAAAGCGGCCCGCAAGAGCGCTCCAGCCACGGGCGGAGTGAAGAAGCCTCATCGCTACAGACCCGGCACTGTGGCTCTGAGGGAGATCCGCCGCTACCAGAAATCCACCGAGCTGCTGATCCGCAAACTGCCCTTCCAGCGCCTGGTGCGAGAGATCGCTCAGGACTTCAAGACAGACCTGCGCTTCCAGAGCTCCGCCGTCATGGCCCTGCAGGAGGCCAGCGAGGCTTACCTGGTGGGGCTCTTTGAGGACACCAACCTGTGCGCCATCCATGCCAAGCGAGTCACCATCATGCCCAAAGACATCCAGCTGGCCCGCCGCATCCGCGGGGAACGCGCCTAAAACCCGGCTTCACCAATAATAACAACaaaggctcttttaagagccaccACGTCTGTCAGGAAAAGAGCTACAACACCCAATCCCTCATTTGCGTTGCTGTCATTTcgaatatagtaagaagtcttacaacaccaggttaaagtccaacagggttgtttcaaacacgagctttcggagcacggctccttcttcaggtgaatgttgacctgaagaaggagccgtgctccgaaagctcgtgtttgaaacaaacctgttggactttaacctggtgttgtaagacttcttactgtgctcaccccagtccaacgccggcatctccacatcatggctaccatttcgAATATAAGCATCGTCAGTGTCTCATTGCATTCGGAAGCTTGAGTGACATTCTCACATGCCAGTGAATGATCACCCTTTTACGGAGGGAGCGGGTGGTCTGAAAGACATTTTAGATTATTAGAGTCTTCCCGGTCCCACTGCTGGTTAAGGGTCGCTAAATTGACAAATAAAACAGCTCTGGTTAGTCGCACTGACATTGTAATGAAAGTGGGAATGAATTCTAAAACCCCATGGCACATAAATGGTCAGTCTCTATCGCCCTCCTGCAAATACCAACAACAGGAATGCTCTCATTCCAGGCTGAAGCCTCAGGGAAATTCTCAC
The sequence above is drawn from the Scyliorhinus canicula chromosome 31, sScyCan1.1, whole genome shotgun sequence genome and encodes:
- the LOC119958914 gene encoding histone H4 encodes the protein MSGRGKGGKGLGKGGAKRHRKVLRDNIQGITKPAIRRLARRGGVKRISGLIYEETRGVLKVFLENVIRDAVTYTEHAKRKTVTAMDVVYALKRQGRTLYGFGG